The following coding sequences lie in one Betaproteobacteria bacterium genomic window:
- a CDS encoding Ldh family oxidoreductase, translated as MYSASSLVEFGSRLLDAAGMDPHKSPVISEVLVEADLMGHDTHGLNLLAPYLVDIRKGALRTHGEPKVVADFPAAVTWDGDRLPGTWLVSKAIELAIPRAKEVGTCSVAIRRGHHIACLAAYLKRVTDQGMVILLMSSAPENQSVAPHGGRTGAITPNPIAAGWPTQEGPVLIDVSMSITTNGMVGRLAKEGGRLPGPWLVDAQGNPTDDPTVMSAEPKGALLPMGGVEYGHKGYALGLLVEAMTQGFPGHGRADPIEGWTGEVFLQILDPALFSGVEAFTRQTQWVADACHRSVPRPGVARVRLPGEAGLARRERALAEGVNLHPGILPQLEPWARELGVPLPQGEP; from the coding sequence ATGTATTCCGCATCATCGCTCGTCGAATTCGGTTCGCGTCTCCTCGACGCTGCGGGGATGGACCCGCACAAGTCGCCGGTCATCTCCGAGGTGCTGGTCGAGGCCGACCTCATGGGGCACGATACCCACGGCCTCAACCTTCTCGCCCCTTATCTCGTGGATATCCGCAAGGGTGCGCTCAGGACCCACGGAGAGCCGAAGGTGGTCGCCGACTTCCCCGCCGCGGTCACGTGGGACGGTGACCGGCTGCCGGGCACGTGGCTCGTCTCCAAGGCGATCGAGCTGGCGATACCCCGTGCGAAGGAAGTCGGCACCTGCTCCGTCGCCATCCGGCGCGGCCACCACATCGCGTGTCTGGCCGCCTATCTCAAGCGCGTGACCGATCAGGGGATGGTCATCCTGCTGATGTCTTCCGCGCCGGAGAATCAATCGGTGGCGCCCCACGGCGGACGCACGGGCGCCATCACGCCCAACCCCATCGCGGCCGGCTGGCCGACGCAGGAAGGGCCGGTGCTGATCGACGTCTCCATGTCGATCACCACGAACGGCATGGTCGGGCGCCTGGCCAAGGAGGGTGGCCGGCTGCCGGGTCCATGGCTCGTCGACGCCCAAGGCAATCCCACAGACGATCCGACCGTGATGTCGGCCGAACCGAAGGGCGCGCTGTTGCCCATGGGCGGCGTGGAGTACGGACACAAGGGCTATGCACTGGGCCTGCTGGTGGAGGCGATGACCCAGGGCTTTCCCGGGCATGGCCGCGCGGATCCCATCGAAGGATGGACCGGCGAGGTGTTCCTGCAGATTCTCGATCCGGCCCTGTTCTCTGGCGTCGAGGCCTTCACCCGGCAGACCCAGTGGGTGGCAGACGCGTGTCACCGGTCCGTGCCGCGGCCCGGCGTCGCCCGCGTCCGTCTGCCCGGCGAAGCGGGCCTCGCACGCCGCGAGCGTGCGCTGGCCGAAGGCGTGAACCTGCACCCGGGCATCCTGCCTCAGCTGGAACCCTGGGCGCGCGAACTGGGTGTGCCGTTGCCGCAAGGCGAACCGTGA
- a CDS encoding EamA family transporter translates to MNHAASHRLGIVLMVGATVCWALAGILVRTLALKDAWEITFWRSFFMAVFLLVVLGIQYRGELGARIRATGRAGVVSGFLWSLMYVCFIVALSRTTVANTLIVCSISPFMAAAMGRVFLHEQVPTRTWIAMLVAVSGIVLMFADGAGTEGMSGILLALVIPVAFGLNVVLNRKMHARVDMVPTVFLSGLFSCLMTLPFAWPLEAAGTDFVNLVTLGVVQLGLGCLLMVIASRHLRAAEVGLLAELETVFGVASTWIVVGEEPSRAALIGGIAVIAALTVDTAIGLLHRSRARPATAS, encoded by the coding sequence GTGAACCACGCGGCATCGCATCGCCTCGGCATCGTGCTGATGGTCGGGGCGACGGTCTGCTGGGCACTCGCCGGCATTCTCGTGCGGACTCTCGCGCTCAAGGATGCGTGGGAGATCACCTTCTGGCGTTCGTTCTTCATGGCCGTGTTCCTGCTCGTGGTGCTGGGCATCCAGTACCGCGGAGAGCTCGGCGCGCGCATCCGGGCCACCGGCCGCGCCGGCGTGGTGTCGGGTTTCCTGTGGTCGCTCATGTACGTGTGCTTCATCGTCGCGCTGTCGCGGACGACCGTGGCGAACACGCTGATCGTCTGCAGCATCTCGCCGTTCATGGCGGCCGCGATGGGTCGGGTGTTCCTGCACGAGCAGGTTCCCACGCGCACCTGGATCGCCATGCTGGTGGCAGTGAGCGGCATCGTGCTGATGTTCGCCGACGGTGCGGGCACGGAGGGCATGTCCGGCATTCTTCTGGCCCTGGTGATCCCCGTCGCGTTCGGTCTCAACGTGGTGCTGAACCGGAAGATGCACGCGCGCGTGGACATGGTGCCCACCGTGTTCCTGTCCGGCCTCTTCTCCTGCCTCATGACGCTGCCGTTCGCCTGGCCGCTCGAGGCGGCGGGGACCGATTTCGTGAATCTCGTCACGCTCGGCGTCGTTCAGCTGGGGCTCGGCTGCCTGCTGATGGTCATCGCATCCCGCCACCTGCGGGCAGCGGAAGTGGGTCTGCTGGCGGAACTGGAAACCGTGTTCGGCGTGGCCTCCACCTGGATCGTCGTCGGCGAGGAGCCCAGCCGCGCAGCGCTCATCGGAGGCATCGCGGTCATCGCGGCGCTCACGGTCGATACCGCGATCGGGCTCCTTCATCGAAGCAGGGCGCGTCCCGCGACGGCTTCCTGA
- a CDS encoding RraA family protein, whose amino-acid sequence MIPDPADLSERLEACYAAAVHDVLRGMGYPNCVLPPEIRALDPSRKLAGEIYTVSGHVDNTRDPHETLLEWTGLLSRAPSGKVLVCQPNTHAIALMGELSAETLHFRGVRGYVVDGGCRDTEFILNLGFPVYCSFNTPKDIVGRWVPDRFGEPVTIGDVTVSAGDWLLADRDGVVVIPGSIAAEVVTKTEEVLQQENKVRTAILAGMDPQEAYRKFGKF is encoded by the coding sequence ATGATTCCCGATCCCGCCGATCTTTCGGAACGTCTCGAAGCCTGTTACGCCGCTGCAGTCCATGACGTGCTTCGCGGCATGGGGTATCCGAACTGCGTTCTGCCGCCCGAGATCCGGGCGCTCGACCCGTCCCGCAAGCTGGCCGGCGAGATCTACACGGTGAGCGGGCACGTCGACAACACACGCGATCCGCACGAGACACTCCTGGAATGGACCGGGCTGCTTTCCCGGGCGCCCTCCGGCAAGGTGCTCGTGTGCCAGCCGAACACGCATGCCATCGCGCTCATGGGCGAACTGTCCGCGGAGACACTGCACTTCCGCGGCGTGCGCGGCTACGTGGTCGACGGCGGCTGCCGTGACACGGAGTTCATCCTGAATCTGGGGTTTCCGGTCTATTGCAGCTTCAATACGCCCAAGGATATCGTCGGGCGCTGGGTGCCCGACCGGTTCGGCGAGCCCGTCACGATTGGCGACGTGACGGTGTCCGCGGGCGACTGGCTGCTGGCGGACCGCGATGGCGTGGTGGTCATTCCCGGAAGCATCGCGGCGGAAGTCGTGACGAAGACCGAGGAAGTCCTGCAGCAGGAGAACAAGGTCCGCACGGCGATCCTGGCGGGGATGGACCCGCAGGAGGCCTACCGGAAGTTCGGCAAATTCTGA
- a CDS encoding DUF3015 family protein, producing the protein MSFGRAAVAAALVAAPLMSHAAGDNVGACGPGSRLFEGQSGIAPQVLAVTTNQFAGINTFAMSSGTSGCSQDGKVSSNWKTAQFIDGNKDRLARDLSRGSGESLDSLAQLLGVTEQDKAAFVRTARDNMARIFPSARASTEEIRTGLRAVLAADASLAAYAARV; encoded by the coding sequence ATGTCGTTTGGACGTGCGGCGGTCGCCGCGGCGTTGGTAGCCGCCCCGCTGATGTCTCATGCTGCTGGCGACAACGTGGGTGCCTGCGGACCCGGTTCCCGGCTGTTCGAAGGCCAGAGCGGCATTGCCCCTCAGGTGCTCGCAGTGACCACCAACCAGTTCGCCGGCATCAACACGTTCGCCATGTCCTCCGGCACCTCGGGCTGCTCCCAGGACGGCAAGGTGAGCAGCAACTGGAAGACGGCACAGTTCATCGACGGCAACAAGGACCGTCTGGCGCGCGACCTGTCGCGCGGCTCGGGCGAATCCCTCGATTCGCTCGCTCAGCTCCTGGGCGTCACCGAGCAGGACAAGGCGGCCTTCGTGCGCACCGCGCGCGACAACATGGCCCGCATCTTCCCGAGCGCCCGGGCCTCGACGGAGGAGATCCGCACCGGCCTGCGTGCAGTGCTGGCCGCCGACGCCTCCCTCGCCGCCTACGCCGCGCGCGTGTGA
- a CDS encoding DUF3015 domain-containing protein, with translation MKRFSLSAVAVAAAMAALPVASQAAGGDDDVGSCGWGSKVWEGQGGLAAKVLAVTTNGTSGNQTFAITSGTSGCTQDGTVKSNWKLSSFIEDNKSKLARDMSRGSGETLEAVVQLIGVSEQDKAAFVRSTRDNMARIFPSAEASTQDILAGLRDVLASNEKLAGYVARI, from the coding sequence ATGAAGCGATTTTCGCTGAGCGCAGTTGCAGTCGCGGCCGCCATGGCCGCTCTTCCCGTGGCCAGCCAGGCCGCCGGCGGCGACGACGATGTCGGCAGCTGCGGCTGGGGATCCAAGGTGTGGGAAGGCCAGGGCGGTCTCGCCGCGAAGGTGCTTGCCGTCACCACCAACGGCACTTCCGGCAACCAGACCTTCGCCATCACTTCGGGCACCTCCGGCTGCACGCAGGACGGCACGGTCAAGTCCAATTGGAAGCTTTCGTCCTTCATCGAGGACAACAAGTCCAAGCTTGCCCGCGATATGTCGCGGGGTTCCGGCGAAACGCTCGAGGCCGTCGTCCAGCTGATCGGCGTGTCCGAGCAGGACAAGGCGGCCTTCGTTCGGTCCACGCGCGACAACATGGCACGCATCTTCCCGAGCGCCGAGGCGTCCACCCAGGACATCCTGGCCGGTCTGCGCGATGTCCTCGCGTCGAACGAGAAGCTCGCAGGCTACGTCGCGCGAATCTGA
- a CDS encoding DUF4105 domain-containing protein — protein MFGGLRSEADDPEFFNAPTGKTDPRAELEATLRAFFSDRPETDKQQNPQCQFVARYRWLKARLQFDPSRLPEQPCPRFERWRNELDPQSVTLVFPAAYINSPASMYGHTLLRLDGRAQSDRTRILDYALNFAAHTGNDGGLSFAYKGLAGGYIGRFSLTPYYLKIAEYSDIESRDIWEYRLALAPHEIQRLLEHAWELGSTRFDYYFLDENCSYQLLWLLDVARPSLDLVEHYPAWVIPADTIRSVVSVPGLVADIRFRPSRSTQLLHFGRTLPPADVATARALADNRLQPDDPALARRPAAERARVLDLAFETLDFERLSGERRGDASASRLRELMLARATVDGPEPPQPPPPDTRPDEGHGSARLGIGGGTTAGNGFQEIRFRGAYHDLSDPVAGYSRGAQIEFGNLVARRENAEGLPFLEKATIVDVTSISARTPLSRSPSWRLNFGFERSRGPANSRPLLFQISGGAGIAFDVSPRLRWYALGELGAYASGHLEQRASVGAGDRTGVLFDWNDRWRVHAVAQGLRYLDGPSPSRSGAALVLDHSLTREWSLRVEADVRREFGTRWSTVGAFAHFFF, from the coding sequence GTGTTCGGTGGGCTTCGCAGCGAGGCCGACGATCCCGAATTCTTCAACGCCCCGACCGGCAAGACCGATCCCCGGGCCGAGCTCGAAGCCACGTTGCGCGCGTTCTTTTCCGACCGGCCCGAGACGGACAAGCAGCAGAACCCGCAGTGCCAGTTCGTCGCGCGGTATCGCTGGCTGAAAGCCCGCCTCCAGTTCGATCCATCGCGCCTGCCTGAGCAGCCCTGTCCGCGCTTCGAGCGCTGGCGCAACGAACTCGATCCACAATCGGTGACGCTGGTGTTTCCGGCCGCGTACATCAACAGCCCCGCTTCGATGTACGGGCACACGTTGTTGCGCCTGGACGGCCGGGCCCAGAGCGACCGCACGCGCATCCTCGACTACGCGCTCAACTTCGCCGCTCACACGGGCAACGATGGTGGACTGTCGTTCGCCTACAAGGGGCTCGCCGGCGGCTATATCGGCCGCTTCTCGCTGACTCCCTATTACCTGAAGATCGCCGAGTACAGCGACATCGAAAGCCGCGACATCTGGGAGTACCGCCTCGCGCTTGCCCCCCACGAAATCCAGCGGCTGCTCGAACACGCGTGGGAACTCGGCTCGACGCGGTTCGACTACTACTTTCTCGACGAGAACTGCTCGTACCAGCTGCTGTGGCTGCTGGACGTCGCGCGCCCGTCGCTCGATCTGGTCGAACACTACCCGGCCTGGGTCATCCCGGCGGATACGATCCGCTCTGTGGTCTCGGTGCCGGGCCTCGTGGCGGACATCCGTTTCCGTCCCTCGCGCAGTACGCAGCTTCTGCATTTCGGGCGCACGCTGCCGCCAGCGGACGTGGCCACAGCGCGGGCGCTTGCCGACAACCGGCTCCAGCCCGACGATCCGGCGCTTGCCCGGCGCCCCGCAGCCGAGCGCGCGCGGGTGCTGGACCTCGCCTTCGAGACGCTGGACTTCGAGCGGCTGTCGGGCGAGCGGCGCGGCGATGCCTCCGCATCACGTTTGCGTGAACTGATGCTGGCCCGGGCCACGGTCGATGGTCCCGAGCCGCCCCAGCCGCCCCCGCCCGACACGCGTCCCGACGAGGGGCACGGCTCGGCGCGGCTGGGAATCGGCGGTGGCACCACGGCGGGCAACGGGTTCCAGGAGATCCGCTTCCGTGGCGCATATCACGACTTGAGCGATCCGGTCGCGGGCTACAGCCGCGGCGCCCAGATCGAGTTCGGCAATCTCGTGGCCCGCCGCGAGAACGCGGAAGGACTGCCTTTTCTGGAGAAGGCGACGATCGTCGACGTCACCTCCATCAGCGCCCGCACTCCGCTATCCCGTTCGCCTTCCTGGCGTCTGAACTTCGGGTTCGAACGCTCGCGTGGACCGGCGAACTCGCGGCCGCTCCTGTTCCAGATCTCCGGGGGCGCAGGTATCGCCTTCGATGTGTCGCCCCGGCTGCGCTGGTATGCCCTGGGCGAACTGGGCGCGTACGCGTCCGGGCATCTGGAGCAGCGTGCGAGCGTCGGAGCAGGGGATCGGACGGGCGTGCTGTTCGACTGGAATGACCGCTGGCGGGTGCATGCCGTCGCACAAGGCCTGCGGTATCTGGACGGGCCATCTCCGTCGCGCAGCGGCGCGGCACTCGTCCTGGACCATTCGCTCACGCGCGAGTGGAGCCTCAGAGTGGAAGCCGACGTGCGGCGCGAGTTCGGCACGCGGTGGAGTACCGTGGGTGCCTTTGCCCACTTCTTCTTCTGA
- a CDS encoding alpha/beta hydrolase, which produces MRRALLAWFLAMALAGCTGLFFQPMKRLVRTPADLGLAYEDVNLVSTDKVALHAWFLPARNPRGTVLFLHGNAENISTHIGSVFWLPEHGYQVLLLDYRGYGRSAGTPTMDGVQRDIDAAMRHLLSRPDVDPGRLVLFGQSLGGALAVYYAAHGPERRKLRAIVVDSAPSGFRDIAREKLDILWWTRWLKWPAGFTIDDSFSPLGAVGEIDAIPKLFLAGGKDVIVPPHHGKRLFDAARAPKTLWNFPDAGHIAALSQPEARIRFLEWLGQSLGDGNAGGAEEAGDASTGIRDK; this is translated from the coding sequence ATGCGGCGCGCACTGCTGGCGTGGTTTCTCGCGATGGCTCTGGCAGGTTGTACGGGGCTGTTCTTCCAGCCCATGAAAAGGCTTGTGCGGACGCCTGCGGACCTGGGGCTTGCGTACGAGGACGTGAACCTCGTTTCGACGGACAAGGTGGCGCTTCACGCGTGGTTCCTGCCTGCGCGGAATCCCAGAGGCACCGTGCTGTTCCTCCACGGCAATGCGGAGAACATCAGCACGCACATCGGTTCCGTCTTCTGGCTTCCCGAGCACGGCTATCAGGTCCTTCTGCTCGACTACCGCGGCTACGGCCGGTCCGCCGGAACGCCGACGATGGACGGAGTGCAGCGGGACATCGACGCCGCGATGCGCCACCTGCTTTCGCGCCCGGACGTGGATCCGGGCCGGCTCGTGCTGTTCGGCCAGAGCCTCGGTGGCGCGCTGGCCGTGTACTACGCGGCCCACGGTCCGGAACGCCGGAAGTTGCGTGCGATCGTCGTCGACAGCGCGCCTTCGGGTTTCAGGGATATCGCCCGGGAGAAGCTCGACATCCTCTGGTGGACGCGCTGGCTCAAATGGCCTGCCGGGTTCACCATCGACGACAGCTTCAGTCCCCTTGGCGCAGTGGGTGAGATCGACGCGATACCCAAGTTGTTCCTGGCAGGGGGCAAGGACGTGATCGTGCCGCCGCACCACGGCAAGCGACTGTTCGACGCAGCCCGGGCACCGAAGACACTGTGGAACTTCCCCGACGCGGGGCACATCGCCGCGCTGTCCCAGCCGGAGGCCCGGATCCGTTTTCTGGAGTGGCTCGGCCAGTCGCTGGGAGACGGAAACGCCGGGGGCGCCGAGGAGGCCGGGGACGCATCGACGGGCATCCGCGACAAATAG
- the bioD gene encoding dethiobiotin synthase, whose product MSHGFFVTGTDTGVGKTVVASALLRAYVRSGVRAVGMKPVAAGCTLSNGRWINDDVENLRNASNVEAPDSEINPYVFRDPIAPHLAARAQGIRIDLPTLVSRYRALAARADVVIVEGAGGFLVPLNDDESFADLAALLALPVVLVVGMRLGCINHALLTCEAIERRGLELAGWVANRVVPDMDRYEENAATLRSRLHAPLLAEIPYRPGSHVDLASLRLP is encoded by the coding sequence ATGTCTCACGGCTTCTTCGTCACCGGCACCGACACGGGGGTGGGCAAGACCGTCGTCGCTTCGGCGCTGCTGCGGGCGTACGTTCGTTCAGGCGTTCGCGCCGTCGGCATGAAACCCGTTGCAGCGGGTTGCACGCTCTCGAACGGCCGGTGGATCAACGACGACGTCGAGAACCTGCGCAACGCGAGCAACGTTGAAGCACCCGATTCGGAAATCAATCCCTACGTCTTCCGCGATCCCATCGCGCCCCACCTGGCTGCCCGTGCGCAGGGCATCCGGATCGATCTGCCGACGCTGGTCTCACGCTATCGGGCGCTGGCGGCGCGTGCGGACGTGGTGATCGTGGAAGGCGCGGGCGGATTTCTCGTCCCGCTCAACGACGACGAGAGCTTCGCCGATCTCGCCGCCCTGCTCGCCCTGCCGGTCGTTCTGGTGGTCGGCATGCGCCTGGGCTGCATCAATCACGCGCTGCTCACGTGCGAAGCCATCGAGCGCCGCGGTCTCGAACTGGCGGGATGGGTGGCGAACCGTGTCGTTCCGGACATGGACAGGTACGAGGAGAACGCTGCGACGCTGCGTTCCCGCTTGCATGCACCGCTGCTCGCGGAGATTCCTTACCGGCCCGGTTCGCACGTGGATCTGGCCTCTCTGCGTCTTCCCTGA
- a CDS encoding adenosylmethionine--8-amino-7-oxononanoate transaminase, giving the protein MTSPNIVLAERSRAAVWHPATQMKAHESLPLLPIVRGDGVWLRDADGNRYLDAISSWWVNLFGHREPRIAAAVRDQLDRLEHVILAGFTHEPVVQLAEALSELTERKLGHAFFASDGASATEIALKMSAHYWRNAGYPSKHRFLCVSGGYHGETMGALGVTDVPLFRRAYEPLLRAGDTVPSPDWRLAEPGESPMAFALRMAEAVDRHLEAHGTDTAALIVEPLVQCAGGMAMHDPAYLRQLRAICDRHRVHLIADEIAVGFGRTGTMFAHEQAGIRPDFLCLSKGITGGFLPLSVVLTTDAIYGAFYDESAARGFLHSHSYTGNPLACRAALAVLDIFRDDDVIAQNRLKAARFDAIAAPLASDPRTAHFRRTGMIWAFDVPEAPKGFARRFQTAALRKGVLVVPLGRTIYFMPPYVMDDEQFALLVDSTLHALDAAFAM; this is encoded by the coding sequence ATGACTTCGCCGAACATCGTGCTCGCGGAACGCAGCCGCGCGGCCGTGTGGCATCCGGCCACGCAGATGAAGGCGCATGAGAGCCTGCCTCTGCTGCCGATCGTCCGCGGCGACGGCGTGTGGCTCCGCGACGCCGACGGCAACCGATATCTCGACGCCATCAGTTCGTGGTGGGTGAATCTGTTCGGCCACCGCGAGCCGCGAATCGCCGCGGCCGTCCGCGACCAGCTCGACCGGCTGGAGCACGTGATTCTTGCGGGCTTCACGCACGAGCCGGTCGTCCAGCTGGCCGAAGCGCTGTCGGAACTCACGGAACGAAAGCTCGGTCACGCATTCTTCGCCTCGGATGGCGCCTCGGCGACCGAGATCGCGCTCAAGATGAGCGCGCATTACTGGCGCAACGCGGGATACCCTTCCAAGCACCGCTTCCTCTGCGTGAGCGGTGGCTACCATGGCGAAACCATGGGGGCGCTGGGCGTGACCGACGTTCCGCTGTTCCGCCGCGCGTACGAACCGCTGCTGCGTGCGGGGGATACCGTGCCCTCGCCGGACTGGCGTCTCGCGGAACCCGGAGAGTCGCCCATGGCCTTTGCGCTGCGGATGGCCGAAGCCGTCGACCGGCATCTGGAAGCCCACGGCACGGACACGGCAGCGCTCATCGTAGAGCCGCTCGTGCAGTGCGCGGGCGGCATGGCGATGCACGATCCCGCGTATCTGCGGCAGCTGCGCGCCATTTGCGACAGACATCGGGTGCACCTGATCGCCGACGAGATCGCGGTGGGCTTCGGACGGACCGGCACGATGTTCGCGCACGAGCAGGCCGGCATCCGCCCCGACTTCCTCTGCCTGTCCAAGGGCATCACCGGCGGGTTCCTGCCGCTTTCGGTCGTGCTCACGACCGACGCGATCTACGGTGCCTTCTACGACGAGAGCGCAGCGCGCGGCTTTCTCCATTCGCATTCGTACACCGGCAATCCACTCGCTTGCCGTGCGGCGCTCGCGGTGCTGGACATCTTTCGCGACGACGACGTGATCGCGCAGAACAGGTTGAAAGCTGCCCGTTTCGACGCTATTGCAGCGCCGCTCGCTAGCGATCCGCGCACCGCGCATTTCCGGCGCACGGGGATGATCTGGGCGTTTGACGTACCCGAGGCGCCGAAGGGGTTCGCGCGCCGGTTCCAGACCGCGGCTCTGCGGAAAGGCGTTCTGGTCGTGCCCCTGGGACGCACGATCTACTTCATGCCGCCCTACGTCATGGACGACGAGCAGTTCGCGTTGCTGGTCGATTCGACCCTGCACGCTCTGGACGCCGCATTCGCGATGTGA
- the bioF gene encoding 8-amino-7-oxononanoate synthase, whose product MQDFAQSLEELETSGLLRRRRVVRGKQGATLEVDGEPMLAFASNDYLGLASDPRISRAVAEAIERCGVGGGASHLISGHHEEHERAEDALARFVGLPRALLFSSGYMANSGIVPALAGRGDAVFSDALNHACLIDGARLSRADVHVFPHGDMDALNERLARSSARRRLILSDAVFSMDGDIAPLARLVELCERHDALLLLDDAHGFGVLGAEGRGTLAHCNVKSDRILYLGTLGKAAGVAGAFVAGASQLIEWLIQRARTYIFTTAMPPMLAAGVRAAVDAIAADEWRRTRLRDHARRLRDGLRELPWPLLASDTAIQPLMVGDNRASLTLMERLWQAGVWVPAIRPPTVPDGTARLRISLSAAHTPEHIDRLVEGLRAVAADMTGNRAAA is encoded by the coding sequence ATGCAGGACTTTGCGCAGAGCCTCGAGGAGCTCGAAACTTCCGGGCTCCTGCGACGCCGGCGTGTCGTGCGGGGCAAGCAGGGCGCCACGCTCGAGGTGGATGGCGAACCGATGCTCGCCTTCGCCTCGAACGACTACCTGGGTCTGGCGTCTGACCCGCGGATCTCGCGAGCTGTCGCCGAAGCCATCGAGCGCTGCGGCGTGGGCGGCGGTGCATCGCATCTCATCTCGGGTCACCACGAGGAACATGAGCGCGCCGAGGACGCACTCGCGCGGTTCGTCGGTCTGCCTCGTGCACTCCTCTTCTCTTCCGGCTACATGGCCAACAGCGGCATCGTGCCCGCGCTTGCCGGACGGGGCGATGCCGTCTTCTCGGATGCGCTCAATCACGCGTGCCTCATCGACGGGGCGCGGCTTTCGCGTGCAGACGTGCACGTCTTTCCCCACGGCGACATGGACGCTCTGAATGAGCGACTGGCTCGCAGCAGCGCGAGACGCCGGTTGATCCTGAGCGATGCAGTGTTCAGCATGGACGGCGACATCGCGCCCCTCGCCCGGCTCGTGGAACTGTGCGAGCGGCACGACGCCCTTCTGCTGCTGGACGACGCTCACGGTTTCGGTGTGCTGGGCGCCGAGGGCCGGGGAACGCTGGCTCACTGCAATGTGAAGTCGGACCGCATCCTCTACCTCGGAACACTGGGCAAGGCAGCCGGCGTGGCGGGGGCCTTCGTCGCCGGCGCGTCGCAGCTCATCGAGTGGCTGATCCAGCGCGCGCGGACGTACATCTTCACGACGGCCATGCCGCCCATGCTCGCAGCGGGCGTGCGTGCAGCGGTCGACGCCATCGCTGCCGACGAATGGCGGCGGACCCGGCTGCGTGATCACGCGCGACGGCTGCGCGACGGCCTGCGCGAGCTGCCCTGGCCGCTGCTCGCTTCGGACACCGCGATACAGCCGCTGATGGTGGGAGACAACCGGGCGTCCCTGACCCTCATGGAACGCCTGTGGCAGGCGGGTGTCTGGGTCCCCGCGATCCGCCCTCCCACGGTGCCGGACGGGACCGCGCGATTGCGCATTTCCCTTTCCGCGGCTCACACGCCGGAACACATCGACCGGCTGGTCGAAGGTCTCCGTGCCGTCGCGGCCGACATGACCGGAAACCGCGCAGCCGCCTGA
- the bioB gene encoding biotin synthase BioB: MTPLDSPAPDHPSVSAADASSAKASPGRTRWTVEAVESLLSLPLPELLHRAQTVHRENFDPAKVQLSTLLSIKTGGCPEDCAYCPQSRRFSTGVEDEPLLDEGTVLEAARAAKAAGASRFCMGAAWRGPKQRELEQVLGLVRSVKSLGLETCATLGLLKDGQAEQLRDAGLDYYNHNLDTSPDFYQDIISTRQYQDRLDTLSRVRDAGMNVCCGGIVGMGESRTDRAGLIAQLVNLDPYPESVPINSLVQVEGTPLHGQAPVDVFDFVRMIAAARITMPKAFVRLSAGRSAMTEEGQALCFLAGANSIFYGDKLLTTGNPEAARDRELLAKLGMSPL, encoded by the coding sequence ATGACCCCTCTGGATTCCCCCGCCCCCGATCATCCGTCCGTCTCCGCCGCAGACGCATCGTCCGCCAAGGCCTCGCCGGGCCGGACGCGCTGGACGGTCGAAGCCGTCGAGTCGCTCTTGTCGCTGCCCCTGCCCGAGCTGCTCCATCGCGCCCAGACCGTTCACCGTGAGAATTTCGATCCGGCCAAGGTGCAGCTCTCGACCCTGCTGTCCATCAAGACGGGCGGGTGCCCCGAAGACTGCGCCTATTGCCCGCAGTCGCGGCGGTTCTCCACGGGCGTGGAAGACGAGCCCCTGCTGGACGAAGGCACGGTGCTGGAAGCCGCGCGGGCCGCCAAGGCGGCAGGTGCCTCCCGCTTCTGCATGGGGGCTGCGTGGCGCGGGCCCAAGCAGCGGGAACTCGAGCAGGTCCTCGGACTCGTCCGCTCGGTGAAATCCCTGGGTCTCGAAACCTGCGCGACCCTGGGCCTCTTGAAGGACGGTCAGGCCGAACAGCTGCGGGATGCGGGGCTCGACTACTACAACCACAACCTGGACACCTCACCCGATTTCTACCAGGACATCATCTCCACGCGCCAGTACCAGGACCGCCTCGACACGCTGTCCCGGGTCCGCGACGCGGGCATGAACGTGTGCTGCGGCGGCATCGTCGGCATGGGCGAGAGCAGGACGGACCGCGCCGGACTGATCGCGCAGCTCGTCAATCTCGATCCGTACCCCGAGTCCGTGCCGATCAATTCGCTGGTGCAGGTGGAAGGCACGCCGCTGCACGGGCAGGCTCCCGTGGACGTCTTCGACTTCGTGCGGATGATTGCCGCCGCCCGCATCACCATGCCCAAGGCGTTCGTGCGTCTGTCGGCCGGTCGCTCCGCCATGACGGAAGAAGGCCAGGCGCTGTGCTTCCTCGCGGGTGCGAACTCCATCTTCTACGGAGACAAGCTGCTCACGACGGGAAACCCGGAGGCCGCGCGCGACCGCGAGCTGCTGGCCAAGCTGGGCATGAGCCCGCTCTGA